The following coding sequences are from one Schizosaccharomyces osmophilus chromosome 1, complete sequence window:
- the dni1 gene encoding tetraspan protein, claudin Dni1, giving the protein MFFIKYILQAACGFCLLGAWIILALVMTGCKSETSSHLSLFNLSSRSAQVNVGFFSMCLVGGNNSVSCDKFTNVRSIPSFSMADLRSKFLLPQVHPWMVVFSFSVCGVCFLLAAIAAIPFMDRLPYLRLIRLYLSVFTFLSILVTSLFVHVSVTSFVMAIEDADVYLHAAVGKKLVILMWVSMGLLALATLIDTIFYVISTKTENIRQALFEKTFNLSRSSTAVSSNTSSSIKK; this is encoded by the coding sequence ATGTTCTTCATCAAGTACATCCTTCAAGCCGCTTGTGGCTTTTGTCTTTTGGGCGCCTGGATAATATTGGCTTTGGTCATGACCGGCTGCAAGTCCGAGACGAGCTCCCATCTATCCTTGTTCAATTTGTCAAGTCGTTCTGCCCAAGTTAATGTTGGATTCTTTTCCATGTGTTTGGTCGGCGGAAATAATTCTGTCAGTTGTGACAAATTTACAAATGTCAGAAGCATCCCTTCTTTCTCAATGGCTGATTTGCGATCCAAGTTTCTTCTCCCGCAAGTCCATCCATGGATGGTTgtgttttcgttttctgtTTGTGGTGTCTGCTTTCTTTTGGCAGCTATCGCTGCGATCCCTTTTATGGACCGACTCCCTTATTTGCGACTTATTCGACTTTATTTGTCGGTGTTTACTTTTCTAAGTATTCTGGTCACGTCTCTATTTGTGCATGTATCTGTCACTTCCTTTGTCATGGCGATTGAAGATGCCGATGTTTACCTTCATGCTGCCGTAGGAAAGAAACTTGTCATTTTGATGTGGGTATCCATGGGTCTTCTTGCTCTGGCAACTCTTATTGATACCATTTTCTACGTTATATCAACGAAAACAGAGAATATCCGCCAAGCCCTATTTGAGAAAACGTTCAATTTATCACGGTCAAGTACGGCTGTATCTTCTAATACTTCGTCTAGCATTAAAAAGTAA
- the rpe1 gene encoding ribulose phosphate 3-epimerase Rpe1, producing the protein MTEAKIAPSLLSGDFANLEHEVGRMLHYGSDWLHVDIMDSQFVPSLTIGPIVVKAMRSHFTQEKAFFDCHLMVMNPEKWVDEFADAGANMFCFHYEATEKHMEIINRAHERGMLVSCAVKPDTPVEVLDPLVQHLDMALIMTVEPGKGGQSFRSECLPKVKYLRTRHPNLDIEVDGGLSPKTVDAASDAGANVIVAGTAVFKAENPTQVISELRNSVLKAQEIKPWAKK; encoded by the exons ATGACAGAAGCAAAAATTGCACCTTCCTTGTTGTCCG GTGACTTTGCCAACCTTGAACATGAAGTCGGTCGCATGTTGCATTACGGTAGCGACTGGCTTCACGTTGATATCATGGACTCTCAGTTTGTTCCTTCTCTCACGATTGGACCCATCGTCGTCAAAGCAATGCGTAGCCATTTCACCCAGGAGAAGGCTTTCTTTGATTGCCATCTTATGGTTATGAACCCCGAAAAATGGGTAGATGAATTCGCGGATGCTGGTGCCAACATGTTTTGCTTTCACTATGAAGCTACTGAAAAGCATATGGAAATTATTAACCGGGCCCACGAAAGAGGTATGCTCGTAAGTTGTGCCGTAAAGCCCGACACCCCCGTTGAAGTACTTGATCCTTTGGTGCAGCATCTTGACATGGCTTTGATTATGACTGTGGAGCCTGGTAAGGGTGGTCAAAGCTTCCGTAGTGAATGTTTGCCCAAGGTGAAGTATTTGCGTACGCGTCACCCTAATTTAGACATCGAAGTAGATGGTGGACTTTCTCCTAAAACTGTGGACGCTGCCTCAGATGCAGGTGCAAATGTCATTGTTGCCGGTACTGCTGTATTCAAAGCAGAGAACCCTACTCAAGTGATTTCTGAGCTTCGCAACTCTGTTTTGAAGGCTCAAGAAATCAAGCCTTGGGCGAAAAAATAG
- the rpn11 gene encoding 19S proteasome regulatory subunit, ubiquitin-specific protease subunit Rpn11 — protein sequence MESLQRLLQGARMGAGVMGDQPLVDNSECVYISSLALLKMLRHGRHGTPMEVMGLMLGEFVDDFTVRVVDVFAMPQSGTGVSVEAVDPVFQKNMMDMLKQTGRPEMVVGWYHSHPGFGCWLSSVDINTQQSFEQLTPRAVAVVVDPIQSVKGKVVIDAFRLINPSTLMMGQEPRQTTSNLGHINKPSIQALIHGLGRHYYSLRINYKKTELEELMLLNLHKQPWAHGLLLDNFDTSANKNQATMERMKSLSEQYTERVQNEISLTPEQLRIQYVGKQDPKKHLDAEVSQCIDTNISSMLAGMLDSVVF from the coding sequence ATGGAGTCCTTACAGCGTTTGTTACAGGGAGCACGCATGGGTGCTGGTGTCATGGGCGACCAGCCTCTTGTTGATAATTCGGAATGCGTTTATATCTCGTCCCTCGCGCTTCTGAAAATGCTTCGTCACGGTCGCCACGGTACTCCCATGGAAGTTATGGGTTTGATGTTGGGCGAATTCGTGGACGATTTTACTGTTCGTGTCGTTGATGTGTTTGCCATGCCCCAGTCAGGTACTGGTGTTAGTGTAGAAGCCGTGGACcctgttttccaaaaaaacatgATGGATATGCTCAAACAAACTGGTCGACCCGAAATGGTGGTCGGTTGGTATCACTCTCACCCTGGTTTTGGTTGCTGGCTTTCTAGTGTGGATATCAATACTCAACAATCTTTTGAACAATTGACTCCTCGCGCTGTCGCTGTCGTTGTAGATCCCATTCAATCCGTCAAAGGTAAAGTTGTCATCGATGCTTTTCGCTTAATTAATCCTTCCACTTTAATGATGGGTCAAGAGCCCAGACAAACGACCTCCAACTTAGGTCACATCAATAAACCCAGCATCCAAGCTCTCATCCACGGTTTGGGAAGGCATTATTACTCTCTCCGCATCAATTATAAAAAGACTGAATTGGAAGAACTTATGCTTTTGAATCTTCACAAGCAGCCTTGGGCTCACGGCCTTTTGTTGGACAATTTTGATACTTCTGCCAACAAAAATCAAGCTACTATGGAACGCATGAAATCTCTTTCTGAACAATATACAGAGCGTGTTCAGAATGAAATTTCCTTGACTCCTGAGCAACTTCGAATCCAGTATGTCGGTAAACAAGATCCCAAAAAGCATTTGGATGCCGAAGTCTCCCAGTGTATCGATACAAACATTTCTTCCATGTTGGCTGGCATGTTAGATTCTGTTGTATTTTAA
- the maf1 gene encoding repressor of RNA polymerase III Maf1: MKFLELAELDAINNALSFDADDCRIHGKCEIYTTKSTGSDKKLYKAIETRCQEDMLAFSSSKSPEVAFSWTQQSPFGPLDQSSSRRTFMYIVATLNASHPDHDFSTLQPTDFYKEPLLSRVLDSVNATINGMGRGRISVNKLWETVDRHINLSECNIYSYTPDSDSDPYGDEALIWSMSYFFFNKNMKRMLYFSLHGLGKEGTYQNQYANEDESVLTPVPEDGEPSDFEDDWVANMDE, from the exons ATGAAG TTTCTTGAACTTGCCGAACTTGACGCGATCAACAACGCGTTGTCATTTGATGCTGACGATTGCCGGATACATGGGAAATGCGAAATCTACACAACAAAA TCTACCGGTTCGGATAAAAAGTTATACAAGGCCATTGAGACGCGGTGCCAAGAGGATatgcttgctttttcaagtaGCAAATCCCCTGAAGTTGCTTTCAGTTGGACACAACAGAGCCCTTTCGGACCCCTCGATCAGTCCTCTTCGCGTCGCACGTTTATGTATATTGTAGCTACTCTAAATGCCTCTCATCCTGATCATGACTTTAGTACTCTCCAGCCGACAGACTTTTACAAAGAACCTTTGCTTTCACGGGTTTTGGACAGTGTGAATGCAACCATCAATGGCATGGGTCGCGGTAGAATaagtgtaaacaaactttgGGAGACAGTAGACCGACATATCAACCTTTCAGAATGTAATATCTACTCTTATACTCCCGACAGCGATAGCGATCCTTATGGAGACGAAGCTTTGATTTGGAGCATGtcatactttttcttcaacaagAATATGAAACGTATGCTCTATTTTTCCCTTCATGGTCTTGGAAAAGAGGGCACGTATCAAAACCAGTATGCAAACGAAGATGAATCTGTCCTAACGCCGGTTCCAGAGGATGGCGAACCCAGTGATTTTGAGGACGATTGGGTAGCCAATATGGACGAGTAA
- the spk1 gene encoding MAP kinase Spk1: MASATSANAILEKTHRSTNNARRSPHINNLNFELPRDYQMTSLIGQGAYGVVCSAVHKPTGIKVAVKKIHPFNHPVFTLRTLREIRLLRHFHHENIIAILDILPPPSYQELEDVYIVQELMETDLYRVIRSQPLSDDHCQYFTYQILRALKAMHSAGVVHRDLKPSNLLLNANCDLKVADFGLARSTTTVQDGSPGFMTEYVATRWYRAPEIMLSFCDYSKAIDIWSTGCILAEMLGARPLFPGKDYHSQITLILNVLGTPTMDDFNRIRSARARKYIRSLPFTSKVPFKNMFPHASPEAIDLVERMLTFNPDKRITAEEALEHPYVAAYHDPDDEPTAPPMPPNLVDLYCKKEELEIPVLKALIYREVNFR, translated from the coding sequence ATGGCCAGTGCTACTTCCGCTAATGCTATCCTTGAGAAAACCCATCGCTCGACAAACAATGCTCGTCGAAGCCCGCATATTAATAATCTCAACTTTGAGTTGCCCAGAGATTATCAAATGACAAGCCTTATTGGACAAGGTGCTTATGGTGTCGTCTGTTCCGCTGTCCATAAGCCGACCGGCATCAAGGTTGCagtgaaaaagattcaCCCTTTTAACCATCCTGTCTTTACTTTACGTACACTACGCGAAATTCGCTTGTTGCGCCATTTCCATCACGAAAACATTATTGCTATCTTGGATATACTCCCACCTCCAAGCTATCAAGAGCTGGAAGACGTGTACATTGTGCAAGAGCTTATGGAAACTGACTTGTACCGTGTTATTCGCTCCCAACCCCTAAGTGATGATCATTGCCAATATTTCACATACCAAATCCTTCGTGCTTTGAAGGCCATGCACAGCGCCGGCGTCGTGCATCGTGATTTGAAGCCatcaaatcttcttttaaatgCTAATTGTGATCTAAAGGTTGCAGATTTTGGCCTCGCCCGTTCCACCACCACAGTGCAAGATGGAAGTCCTGGCTTCATGACAGAGTATGTGGCTACTCGTTGGTACCGTGCTCCGGAGATCATGCTTAGTTTCTGCGACTACAGCAAGGCCATTGATATTTGGAGCACCGGCTGCATTTTAGCCGAAATGCTAGGCGCTCGTCCTCTTTTCCCCGGAAAAGACTACCATAGTCAAATTACCTTAATCTTGAACGTTCTGGGAACACCGACGATGGATGATTTTAACAGAATTCGCTCTGCACGTGCTCGTAAATACATTCGAAGTCTGCCCTTCACCTCGAAAGTGCCGTTCAAAAACATGTTCCCCCATGCTTCTCCAGAAGCTATTGACTTAGTCGAGCGTATGCTCACTTTTAATCCCGATAAGCGCATTACCGCTGAAGAGGCCCTAGAGCATCCTTATGTCGCTGCTTATCATGATCCAGATGATGAACCCACCGCACCTCCTATGCCGCCAAACCTTGTGGATCTCTATTGTAAAAAGGAGGAATTGGAAATCCCCGTTTTGAAGGCTCTAATTTACCGTGAAGTCAATTTCCGTtaa
- the hem4 gene encoding uroporphyrinogen-III synthase Ups: MKSILLLKTESKPVDPYIDAFRQYQRNAFFLAVLQHQPINENILQIKLSQLLSNYCGLIVTSQRVSETLSAALKQLDKSTQKTILNSIPVFTVGPATDDSIRRLGFQQTFGRDCGRGETLADLIQGWYQKTRPSKPLLFLLGEKHRDIIPKKLGRDRIEELVVYVTQEFEQSQSQVSAIIKKHPEIDWIVVFSPTQLCSKLASFSRKLATIGPTTGNHLQKLGIEPNLVSSAPNPVSLASGIYEYDQKHE; encoded by the coding sequence atGAAGTCGATATTGTTGCTAAAGACTGAGTCCAAACCGGTCGATCCGTATATTGATGCATTTCGACAGTACCAACGAAatgcattttttttggcaGTTTTACAGCATCAACCCATAAACGAAAACATTTTACAAATCAAGCTTTCTCAGTTGTTGTCCAATTATTGCGGATTGATTGTGACCAGTCAGCGAGTTAGTGAAACCCTTAGTGCTGCGTTGAAACAGTTGGATAAATCCACTcaaaaaaccattttgAACTCGATTCCGGTCTTTACGGTGGGTCCGGCAACAGATGACAGTATTCGAAGACTAGGATTCCAACAAACGTTTGGCAGGGATTGCGGGCGCGGTGAAACCTTGGCTGATCTCATCCAAGGTTGGTACCAAAAGACTCGTCCATCAAAGCCTTTGCTCTTTTTATTAGGTGAAAAGCATCGCGATATTATTCCTAAAAAATTAGGGCGAGACCGCATTGAAGAGTTGGTAGTTTATGTAACTCAAGAGTTCGAGCAAAGTCAAAGCCAGGTTTCAGCTATCATTAAAAAACACCCAGAAATCGACTGGATCGTTGTCTTTAGCCCTACACAACTTTGCTCAAAattagcttctttttcaaggaaaTTAGCAACCATAGGCCCTACTACAGGAAATcatcttcaaaagcttgGCATCGAGCCAAACCTTGTTTCTTCGGCTCCTAATCCAGTCAGTTTAGCGTCAGGAATATATGAATATGATCAAAAacatgaatga
- the lys12 gene encoding homoisocitrate dehydrogenase Lys12 — protein MTSVRNVVLGLIPADGIGREVVPAARRLVENLPSKHKLHFDFVNLDAGWGTFERTGKALPDITLEKLKKECNAALFGAVQSPSHKVEGYSSPIVALRKKMGLYANVRPVKSLDGAQGKPIDLVIVRENTECLYVKEERMVVTTPGKRVAEATRRISEEASVKIGKMAFEIAKSRQALRASGAASIHKNPLVTIIHKSNVMSVTDGLFRESCRHARSLNPSYSSIAMDEQIVDSMVYRLFREPQCFDVVVAPNLYGDILSDGAASLIGSLGLVPSANVGDDFVMSEPVHGSAPDIAGRGIANPVATFRSVALMLEFMGHQQAAADIVNAVDKVLGQGKILTPDLGGKSTTSEITDAVIDSLSN, from the coding sequence TCCATCCAAACACAAACTTCACTTCGATTTTGTCAACTTGGATGCTGGCTGGGGTACCTTTGAACGTACTGGTAAAGCTCTTCCCGATATCACtttagaaaaattgaaaaaagaatgcaaCGCTGCTCTTTTTGGTGCTGTTCAAAGTCCTTCCCACAAGGTTGAGGGCTACTCTTCTCCTATTGTCGCTTTGCGTAAAAAGATGGGTTTATATGCCAATGTTCGCCCCGTTAAATCTCTTGATGGAGCTCAAGGCAAGCCTATAGACCTTGTGATTGTTCGTGAAAACACCGAATGTTTATACGTTAAGGAAGAACGTATGGTCGTAACGACTCCTGGTAAGCGTGTAGCTGAAGCCACTCGTCGTATCAGCGAAGAAGCATCTGTTAAAATTGGCAAAATGGCTTTTGAAATTGCAAAGTCCCGTCAAGCTCTTCGTGCCTCTGGTGCTGCTTCGATTCACAAGAATCCTTTGGTAACGATTATCCACAAATCCAACGTAATGTCCGTTACTGATGGTCTCTTCCGCGAGTCTTGCAGACATGCTCGCTCTCTTAACCCCTCTTATTCCTCCATAGCCATGGATGAGCAAATCGTCGACTCTATGGTATATCGCCTTTTCCGTGAGCCTCAATGCTTTGACGTTGTTGTTGCTCCCAATCTCTACGGTGATATTCTCTCTGATGGTGCTGCTTCTCTCATCGGCTCTCTTGGTTTAGTTCCTTCTGCCAATGTTGGAGATGATTTTGTTATGTCTGAACCTGTTCATGGTAGTGCTCCAGACATTGCTGGTCGTGGTATCGCTAACCCCGTCGCTACATTCCGTTCTGTCGCTTTGATGCTTGAATTTATGGGCCACCAACAGGCCGCTGCTGATATCGTAAATGCTGTCGACAAGGTTTTGGGCCAAGGAAAGATTCTTACTCCTGATTTAGGTGGTAAGTCTACTACGAGCGAAATTACCGATGCCGTTATAGATTCTTTGAGCAATTAA
- the rrg8 gene encoding mitochondrial conserved fungal protein Rrg8 produces MKGQKSSFSVDPLVHMVCSPLRQDLSTHHLLPRELMGKFPAMRNRVNLRLLPLADEQHPLFSRHVSIYCKLSKSHLQPSSKKIFKRWNMELKQAGNPSTLHFLQSQLESSLSRLIPSQEEQESQGWIHQPDFDGCHLHVLNTKSVPTGLWIQWKFDDLTSEQEHTKKQLQSQYPQKPYLPIYKTILLNTYEKKLARFFPEHTTYTFLPICPSTTKLGIILWRLLFLHEEWKFT; encoded by the exons ATGAAGGGTCAGAAATCTTCGTTTTCTGTAGATCCTTTGGTGCATATGGTATGCTCTCCATTACGACAGGACTTGTCGACACATCATTTACTTCCCAGAG AATTAATGGGAAAATTTCCTGCCATGCGCAATCGTGTAAATCTTCGACTGCTTCCTCTTGCTGATGAACAGCATCCTCTTTTCAGTCGTCATGTGTCGATCTACTGCAAGCTTTCAAAATCACATTTACAaccttcttccaaaaagatttttaaaagatggAATATGGAATTAAAACAGGCCGGAAATCCTTCGACCTTGCACTTTCTTCAATCCCAGCTGGAGTCTTCTCTCAGCCGTCTCATACCATCGCAAGAAGAACAGGAGAGCCAAGGATGGATTCATCAACCAGACTTTGATGGTTGTCATTTACATGTCCTAAACACAAAGAGTGTTCCTACTGGACTTTGGATTCAATGGAAGTTTGACGATTTAACCTCTGAGCAAGAGCATACGAAAAAGCAACTGCAAAGCCAATATCCTCAAAAACCGTACTTACCAATCTACAAGACAATTTTACTAAACActtatgaaaaaaaattggcACGTTTCTTTCCAGAACATACAACTTATACATTTCTTCCTATTTGTCCATCGACTACAAAACTCGGCATAATATTATGGAGattattgtttttacatgaagaatggaaatttACTTGA
- a CDS encoding DUF1754 family, FAM32A-like protein, implicated in mRNA splicing: MDFAGGSLKLKNVKKKPLKKKKKSSKKLSEKADQYMAAEDDDSKKKNPSDYQMLRVSESQDEARDSTEAERQFEAIQEKRLLEKAQKERFKTHKDRVDDYNRLLGNQSEHFEMPKIGPG; this comes from the coding sequence ATGGACTTTGCAGGCGGCTCATTAAAACTAAAGAATGTCAAGAAAAAGCcgttgaaaaagaaaaagaaaagctcTAAAAAACTTAGCGAAAAAGCTGATCAATATATGGCAGCTGAAGACGATGAttccaagaagaaaaatccaTCAGACTATCAAATGCTACGAGTTTCAGAATCCCAAGATGAAGCAAGGGATTCGACGGAAGCTGAACGACAATTCGAAGCTATTCAGGAGAAGCGGCTTCTGGAAAAAGCCCAAAAGGAGCGATTCAAGACTCATAAAGACAGAGTGGATGATTACAATCGACTATTGGGGAATCAGTCAGAACACTTTGAAATGCCAAAGATTGGCCCAGGCTAA
- the pac2 gene encoding cAMP-independent regulatory protein Pac2 yields the protein MQTYSGVIKTPLDAIILFEACRIGLLPRVQRRLSDHERSLICAGSVFVWDEREAGMRRWTDGKSWSASRVSGSFLTYREMEGKRKPYQGTSSDSTVKRSSSIDPHNSLNSFQQDDSGAGSMSDDSSMDDENMRGLHYKPNGLIKQSFSITTSLNHKLHLISYSSPIPDPSLVSPSCDVNLSRITIPYGLYPDAGPPLVQAPKFLAPYDIPVEKVACSEDARVLDKLRQALWL from the coding sequence ATGCAGACTTATAGCGGTGTCATCAAAACTCCGTTGGATGCCATTATCCTATTTGAGGCCTGCCGAATTGGCTTATTACCTCGAGTACAACGCCGTCTTTCTGACCACGAACGAAGCTTGATTTGCGCTGGTAGCGTATTTGTTTGGGACGAACGGGAAGCTGGAATGCGTCGTTGGACTGATGGTAAATCATGGAGTGCTTCTCGTGTGAGTGGCTCCTTCTTAACATATCGGGAAATGGAAGGAAAACGTAAGCCTTACCAAGGAACTTCTAGTGATAGTACTGTGAAACGGTCTTCTTCAATAGACCCTCATAACTCTTTAAACTCTTTTCAACAGGACGATAGTGGTGCAGGGAGCATGAGTGACGATAGTTCTATGGATGACGAAAATATGCGTGGTTTGCATTATAAACCTAACGgtttaataaaacaatCCTTTAGTATCACTACGTCTTTGAACCACAAGTTACATTTGATTTCTTACTCTTCTCCCATTCCAGATCCTTCCCTTGTTTCACCATCTTGTGATGTGAACTTGTCACGAATCACGATTCCTTATGGTTTGTATCCTGATGCTGGCCCACCGCTTGTGCAAGCACCCAAGTTCCTCGCTCCTTATGATATACCCGTGGAAAAGGTTGCTTGTAGTGAGGATGCTCGGGTTCTGGACAAACTTCGCCAAGCATTATGGTTGTAA
- the eta2 gene encoding Myb family protein, RNA polymerase I termination factor Eta2, whose amino-acid sequence MILKPNCNRTSEKYLYSSNKDASSHKSLISNPCSIEDSHSDTLQREVTSNSYRDHNINMINSINNPFQSPSRNVRKDVYDFDEGDEFVFGSLAIKPSTPQRLAVTTWTEDQRECLEAAKQIIKSNVYSSIIIRTYHPKRKQQESSGDVEVDPATVDSETSFVVKKRKSSWTEEDETWFRCKIDELLQARSISPNQMKEILETSDAKTRLFGFLESARLCLQRSENSLLAYMRAIFEVTGYERRSIQDIALETADSSIPVFDRRDAEYIHGCVLSFCENEGITLDEFGYRICNPNIRYTGQQSLYNEILLEIQKDIDKKSLINYIKFVYCPKNEQESWSEETSQRLYQLVSEQGTKWNWIAIQLGLPSEECALLWKFAAKPSNSSSAKSLTSSSKSGSTSSFGESTREGSEFDFKIRSSTDKESLVKTQKAEDHPKPSAGDTNEEPSVTKSKSDDKNKQGKKKSNKKKKKKNASRFYAGDSLQLLEHVHTSVPADAKITADLDWNRISNVMSKWTNEELKLQTDNLISTVKGWKKKPLHQNIKAAIDELKTLPQGTLKQTNRKN is encoded by the exons ATGATCTTAA AACCCAATTGCAATAGAACATCTGAGAAATATCTGTATTCTTCAAACAAGGACGCGTCTTCACATAAATCTTTGATTTCAAATCCATGTTCCATTGAGGATAGTCACTCTGATACGCTACAAAGAGAGGTTACTAGTAATAGTTATAGGGACCATAATATCAACATGATCAATTCTATCAACAACCCTTTTCAAAGTCCTTCTAGAAATGTGCGAAAGGACGTATATGACTTTGATGAAGGGGATGAATTTGTCTTTGGCTCTTTAGCAATTAAGCCATCTACGCCCCAACGACTTGCCGTTACTACGTGGACAGAAGACCAAAGAGAATGCTTAGAAGCTGCAAAGCAGATTATTAAATCTAATGTCTATTCATCTATCATTATTCGGACATATCATCCTAAACGCAAACAGCAAGAATCATCTGGAGATGTTGAGGTGGATCCAGCTACCGTCGATTCTGAAACTTCATTTgtagtaaagaaaaggaaaagtagCTGGACGGAAGAGGATGAAACGTGGTTTCGATGCAAAATCGACGAACTCTTACAAGCGCGATCGATTTCTCCTAAccaaatgaaagaaatcctGGAAACTTCGGATGCTAAGACACGCTTATTTGGGTTCTTGGAGTCTGCAAGGTTGTGCTTGCAGCGCTCTGAGAACTCCTTGTTGGCGTATATGCGAGCCATTTTCGAAGTGACTGGTTATGAAAGACGATCTATTCAAGATATCGCTCTTGAAACCGCCGATTCATCGATTCCTGTCTTTGACCGTAGAGATGCCGAGTATATTCATGGCTGTGTATTGTCATTTTGTGAAAACGAGGGCATCACGTTAGATGAATTTGGTTATCGTATATGTAATCCCAACATACGGTACACCGGACAGCAATCATTGTATAACGAAATCCTGCTAGAGATTCAAAAGGACATTGACAAAAAGTCTCTTATaaattatataaaattcGTATATTGTCCGAAAAACGAACAGGAAAGCTGGAGTGAAGAAACGTCTCAGAGGCTTTATCAACTGGTAAGTGAACAAGGAACGAAGTGGAATTGGATTGCAATTCAGTTAGGTCTCCCGTCAGAAGAATGCGCCCTACTATGGAAATTTGCAGCAAAGCCTTCTAATAGTTCTTCTGCAAAGTCTTTGACGAGCAGTTCAAAGTCCGGCTCTACAAGTTCATTTGGAGAATCTACTCGTGAGGGATCTGAATTTGATTTCAAGATCCGTTCGTCGACTGATAAGGAGAGTCTTGTGAAGACTCAAAAAGCGGAAGACCATCCCAAACCCAGTGCCGGAGATACAAATGAAGAGCCCTCGGTTACGAAATCGAAATCTgatgataaaaataaacagggaaagaaaaaaagtaataaaaagaaaaagaaaaaaaacgcATCCAGGTTTTATGCTGGAGATAGTTTACAGCTATTAGAGCATGTTCACACTTCTGTACCAGCGGATGCGAAAATCACAGCAGATTTGGATTGGAATCGAATCTCAAACGTGATGTCTAAATGGACAAACGAAGAGCTTAAATTACAAACCGACAACTTAATTTCTACTGTCAAAggatggaagaaaaaacctCTTCACCAGAATATCAAAGCAGCCATTGATGAATTAAAAACTTTACCCCAAGGAACATTAAAGCAGACGAATCGGAAAAACTaa